The Trichocoleus desertorum ATA4-8-CV12 genome contains a region encoding:
- a CDS encoding universal stress protein produces MFRRILVAIDHSSISKQAFEQALALAKLTEANLMLLHVLSYEEEGSPRIPVLTGLDSYPGMIRMQALELYQQQWQNYESQGLAMLRSRAQEAADAGVRVEFTQSPGSPGRAICDLAQTWGADLVLVGRRGRSGLSELFLGSVSNYVLHHAPCSVLIAHRTATHSPEAVSPAQVGVVS; encoded by the coding sequence ATGTTTCGTAGAATTCTAGTTGCGATCGACCATTCCAGTATTAGTAAACAAGCCTTTGAACAAGCTTTAGCTTTAGCCAAACTGACAGAAGCTAACTTGATGTTGCTGCACGTCCTCTCCTATGAAGAAGAAGGAAGCCCTAGAATCCCTGTGCTCACAGGGCTTGACTCCTACCCCGGTATGATCCGCATGCAGGCTCTAGAACTGTATCAACAACAGTGGCAAAACTATGAAAGCCAAGGGCTGGCTATGCTGCGATCGCGGGCACAAGAAGCGGCTGATGCAGGAGTGCGAGTAGAGTTTACTCAAAGCCCTGGCAGTCCGGGTCGAGCTATTTGTGACCTAGCTCAAACTTGGGGAGCAGATTTAGTTTTAGTGGGGCGTCGGGGCCGATCGGGCTTGAGCGAATTGTTTTTGGGCAGCGTCAGTAATTATGTGCTGCACCATGCCCCTTGTTCGGTACTCATTGCCCATAGAACTGCAACACACAGCCCAGAAGCAGTATCTCCCGCTCAGGTAGGAGTGGTGTCTTAA
- a CDS encoding Cof-type HAD-IIB family hydrolase, producing MRYLAIASDYDGTLATNGQVSETTLAALQRLQKSGRKLILVTGRHLDDLFQVLPQIDWFDCIVAENGALLYWPSTREEQLLGDRPPEAFIQALQKRQVEPLTVGRVIVATWQPHEAAVLATIKDLDLELQIILNKDAVMVLPADLDKAVGLKAALQRMELSLQDVIGFGDAENDHAFLDICGLSVAVANALPEVKARAHWVTQGSRGDGVVEVIDQLLTSGLDEMPQRSP from the coding sequence ATGCGTTATTTAGCAATTGCTTCAGATTACGATGGCACCCTAGCAACAAATGGTCAAGTCAGTGAAACCACTCTGGCTGCGTTGCAACGACTCCAGAAGTCTGGCCGCAAACTAATTTTGGTTACAGGGAGACATTTAGATGACCTCTTTCAGGTGCTGCCGCAGATAGACTGGTTCGATTGTATTGTGGCAGAAAACGGAGCTTTGCTGTATTGGCCTAGCACTCGCGAGGAGCAATTGTTGGGCGATCGCCCGCCAGAAGCGTTCATCCAAGCTCTCCAAAAGCGCCAAGTTGAACCTTTAACAGTAGGTCGCGTGATTGTCGCAACGTGGCAACCGCATGAAGCCGCAGTATTGGCAACGATCAAAGATTTAGATTTAGAGTTACAGATAATTTTGAATAAAGACGCAGTGATGGTTCTGCCTGCTGATCTAGATAAAGCAGTAGGACTGAAGGCCGCACTCCAACGCATGGAGCTATCTCTACAAGACGTGATTGGGTTTGGTGATGCAGAGAATGATCACGCTTTTCTAGACATCTGTGGACTTTCGGTAGCGGTGGCTAATGCACTACCAGAGGTAAAAGCACGAGCCCATTGGGTGACCCAAGGCAGTCGAGGCGATGGAGTCGTTGAGGTGATTGATCAGCTACTGACCTCTGGCTTAGACGAGATGCCCCAGCGATCGCCATAA